Genomic segment of Candidatus Thermoplasmatota archaeon:
TTATCTATTTCGGGATGAAGCCTTTTTACACATAAATTATAAATAGGGGGAAAATAAGATGAATCAAACAAAAAAAATATTGAGCGCTCTTGTGCTCTGTATGCTGGTATTTGGAGCTACAATAAGTGCTGTAAGCTCTCAAAACGAAAAAGAATTTGATGACGACTCTAATATCGTATGCGACCAGACGCAATATGAGGGTCTTGATGGAGAAGGATACCCAGTTACTGCTTTTACCGAATGCGCACAATCATTTACACCTATGTATTCGAGATTAGTCTACGCATCAGTAGCTTTAATCCTCGATTCTCAAAGTACTGGAAATATTGTACTTTCAATTCGAAGTTGTTTGGATGGAAATGACCTCACTTCTGTAATGATTCCTATACATGGATTTGCTCCTCAAACACCAGGAGAGGTAATCACGGTATGGATTCCTTTTGATTTTCCCGACATAACTGTTATCCGAGGAGCAACCTATTACATTGTGCTCAGAGGTAATGAAAGTACAGCTATTGCATTTTGGAATGTAGGTTTTGAGACACAGTATACCAATGGAAGAGCATTCATAAATCCTAATGGAGAAGGATGGCAGCTGCCTGACGATAGTTTAGATTTTGATTTTTGTTTTGAAACTTACAGATATAACGATGGACCAACAGTCTTCGTAATTGATTGTCCGGCAGTGATAGCGAATGTCACGTATCCAATCTATGTTAATGCCTTAGACCCTGAGAATGATAGAATATATTATTTAATAGACTTTGGCGATGGAACGTATGGTACAAACAACGGAAGTATATTCTTCGGCCCATTTGACTCAGGACGTTATGTGTTTCTAACCAACCATCAATGGATGCACCCTGGCTCATATACAATAAGGGTTGGAGCAGTGGATTCACATGGTGCAGTCACGCATTTCAACTACACACATACTATACGAATCTACAGATTGGGTGACACAAACGGCGATGACCAAGTTAATTTTGATGATATCGATCCATTTATCCGAGCTCTAACCAGTCTCGAGGACTACTACTCACATCCGCCCTATAGTCACCATGCAACAGCAGACATCAACAGAGATGACGTAATAGACTTCCGTGACATCCCTCTGTTCTCCAACCTCATCCAATAGATCTTTTTATTTTTTTTATTTTTTAAAAGAAATTATACGGTTTTAAAACTCAAAGAGTTGTTTCTGTTTTGCAGTACAATCTAGAACGCTGAATTTCGAGAGCAATGGTTCCACTCGGTCTTTGCTGAATTGATGCTCATCACATAACATGTTCAAAACCCGGGCAGTATCTGGTTTTGACCATGACACTACATAGTCATCGGTTACCTCAGGATGCAGAAACAGTTCCCGAAGCATCGTTATTTCTTCAAGACTCGGAAGATTAGCATCATGGATTTCAGATAACGCACGTTCAAGACATCCGGTTTTTTTTATGAGTTGAAGGCTTTTTTTCGGACCGAAACCTTTCACACCATCATTAAAATCTGTACCAATAAGAATCGCTATATCAATGAGTTGTTCCTGAGTAATACCAAGTGTTTTCAACCCAAGTTCTAACTGAATCATTCTGGGATGCACCGTAACATAGGCTTGTTTTCCAGGAAGTTTTCGTTTCTCAGAACTTGTCAAATTCTGAACTAACAAAGGCGCACCAAACAAAAGACAATCAAAATCCTGAGATCCAACTGCATATGCTTTGTTCTGCCGAACCATATAACTTGCTTGTGCTTCACCTTCAGAAGGCGCTTGAATATACGGAATCCCAAGAGCAGTCAACAGTTCCTTACTTTGTTCAAGGATCTCTGCTGTCACCCGTGATGTTTGCTGCGCTTTTGACTTCGCAACCTCCATATCACCACGTTCGAGAGCTGCTTCCCATTCTTGTTCAGCAAGAAGACGACGCTTTGTCCTCTGCTCAATCACCTTTGCTTTCAACGGATGTGGCTTACCATCGAAGACATACACCGGACGAATCTTTACGTCAACTAGATTTGCAGTCCGATACAAAAGACCTGACAGATGAGACGTAATTCTTCCTTGTGCATCCTTAAGCGGCGTACCATCACGCTGTCGAATACTAGCAAGAAACTGATGCAGAACATTATACGCATCGATAACGATAATTTTATCACGAAAATCTTCGAAAGCACATGTTTTTCTTTGAAACAAATCACCGAGATCAACACCCATACAAACACAAGAATACCATAGTTTGTTAAATCTCTTTCCAAAACCAACGCCGATATGTTTAAAGAAACCTTTTGTATACCCCGTATTCATGAAACGCGACCTTATTTCCATGCTTGATGTTAAAGATGATCTCGATACAATCATCGACCTCTCCATAAAACTCAAACAACAATCAAAAAAAGGAAAAAATATTGAACTGCTCAAAGGAAAAACTCTTGGCATGATTTTTGAAAAACCAAGCACGCGGACACGGGTTTCTTTTGAAACCGGGATGACAAAACTCGGCGGTCATGCAATCTTTCTCTCAACCAACGACATCCAACTCGGTCGAGGAGAAAGTATCGAGGATACTGCACTTGTTCTCTCACGATACGTAGACCTGATTATGTACCGAGCAAAAAGCAACCAAGCAATGAAAGAACTTGCACAGCATGCAACCGTACCCGTGATTAGTGGTCTTGACGACAAAGAACATCCCTGCCAAGTCATAACTGATCTGATGACCATCAAAGAACACAAAGGAAAACTCAAAGGACTTCAGTTCGTCTACGTCGGCGATGGCAACAACAACATGGCACATTCATACCTCCTTGGCTGCGGAATTGCAGGTATGCACATTCGTATCGTCGCACCAAAGAAATACTGGCCCGAAACCTATTATGTTACTGAAGCAAAAAAATTTGGAATAACCGTCGAAATAACCGATGACGTTACAAATGCTTGTAAAAATGCTAATATTGTTGCAACTGACACATGGGTATCAATGGGTGACGAAGCACAAAAAGAACAACGACTTAAAGATTTCAAAGGGTATACCATTGATACTCAAATGATGCATCAAGCACATCCAGATGCAATCTTTCTACACTGCCTGCCCGCATACTATGGTTATGAAGTAACAAAAGATGTTGCCCATGGAAAACAATCAGTTATTTTTGATGAAGCGGAAAACCGGCTCTGGGCACAAATCGGAATCATGGTGACACTCTGCAAATAAAAAGCTAAAAAGCGCGGGGAGGGAGATTCGAACTCCCGAGGTCAGAGACCAATGGATTAGCAATCCATCGCCGTGCCGGGCTGGGCCATCCCCGCAGAGATATTTTATTCATAATCCAAGAGGAAGAGAGTATAAACCAGGTTCATAAAAAGGTTATGTCCAAACAAATATTAAAATACAACCCCGTGTTTTTCTCTTTAAACATATGGATGATTGGACTGAAAAATATCGACCGAAAAGTTTAGATGATATCATCGGCAATGAACGAGCAGTAAGCATGCTTCGATCTTTTGCTCAGGAATGGCTACTTGAAAAGAAACCAAAGAAAAAAGCAGTCATCCTTGCAGGAAAGCCAGGAACTGGAAAAACAAGTAGTGCACATGCTCTTGCTCGTGATTTCCACTGGACGGTAATCGAATTAAATGCATCAGACGCACGAAATGCACAAACGATAAAAAAAATTGCAACCCAAGGAGCGCTCAACGAAACATTCGATCCTACAGGTCAATTCACATCACGAACAACTGGCGGCAGAAAACTTATCCTCCTTGACGAAGCAGATAACCTCTATGAAAAAATCGAAAAAACCGACGAAAAAAACGATTACAGTGACCGCGGTGGAAAAAAAGCAATTATTGAAACCATCCAAAAAACCAATCAACCAATTATCCTCATCGTCAATGACTACTACAGTTTAATCAAAGGAGGTGGAGAACCACTCAAAACCCTCTGCACGCTTATCAATTTCTACGAAGTTAACGTAACTCAGATCGTCGAACTGTTGAAACGTATCTGCCGAGAGGAAAATAAACATGTCGACGTAAAAGTACTGCATATGCTTGCAGATCGATGCAAAGGAGACGTACGGTCAGCAATACGCGACCTCCAAACACTCACAATTAATCGACACAACGTCGACATCGATGATGTTGACGTCCTTGGATACCGAGATCGAGAAAAACTGATCTTCCATGCCGTACGAGATGTCTTCAGAAACACCAACCTCCAAACACTCAAAGATATCAGCTATTCAATCGATATACCCCCAGAAACATTTCTCCTCTGGATCTCTGAAAACCTGCCCTACGAATATCGAGATGTTGCTGACCTGGT
This window contains:
- the fen gene encoding flap endonuclease-1; the encoded protein is MNTGYTKGFFKHIGVGFGKRFNKLWYSCVCMGVDLGDLFQRKTCAFEDFRDKIIVIDAYNVLHQFLASIRQRDGTPLKDAQGRITSHLSGLLYRTANLVDVKIRPVYVFDGKPHPLKAKVIEQRTKRRLLAEQEWEAALERGDMEVAKSKAQQTSRVTAEILEQSKELLTALGIPYIQAPSEGEAQASYMVRQNKAYAVGSQDFDCLLFGAPLLVQNLTSSEKRKLPGKQAYVTVHPRMIQLELGLKTLGITQEQLIDIAILIGTDFNDGVKGFGPKKSLQLIKKTGCLERALSEIHDANLPSLEEITMLRELFLHPEVTDDYVVSWSKPDTARVLNMLCDEHQFSKDRVEPLLSKFSVLDCTAKQKQLFEF
- the argF gene encoding ornithine carbamoyltransferase, with the protein product MKRDLISMLDVKDDLDTIIDLSIKLKQQSKKGKNIELLKGKTLGMIFEKPSTRTRVSFETGMTKLGGHAIFLSTNDIQLGRGESIEDTALVLSRYVDLIMYRAKSNQAMKELAQHATVPVISGLDDKEHPCQVITDLMTIKEHKGKLKGLQFVYVGDGNNNMAHSYLLGCGIAGMHIRIVAPKKYWPETYYVTEAKKFGITVEITDDVTNACKNANIVATDTWVSMGDEAQKEQRLKDFKGYTIDTQMMHQAHPDAIFLHCLPAYYGYEVTKDVAHGKQSVIFDEAENRLWAQIGIMVTLCK
- a CDS encoding replication factor C large subunit; translated protein: MDDWTEKYRPKSLDDIIGNERAVSMLRSFAQEWLLEKKPKKKAVILAGKPGTGKTSSAHALARDFHWTVIELNASDARNAQTIKKIATQGALNETFDPTGQFTSRTTGGRKLILLDEADNLYEKIEKTDEKNDYSDRGGKKAIIETIQKTNQPIILIVNDYYSLIKGGGEPLKTLCTLINFYEVNVTQIVELLKRICREENKHVDVKVLHMLADRCKGDVRSAIRDLQTLTINRHNVDIDDVDVLGYRDREKLIFHAVRDVFRNTNLQTLKDISYSIDIPPETFLLWISENLPYEYRDVADLVKGYEAISKADIFFGRVVRRQYYGLWAYACDMMTGGVSTAKTRMYNPIQYSPPTWMKELKQQKTPRMLRESIAKKIGKNTHTSEKKNRETLLPYFTVLFQNNTRFACSMKHKLDLTDEEVEYLLGSRYAHKLKEIISCPETTPAQQKEIPLDNTKQSSSEETKEPKVEVKQPSIFDF